In one window of Homalodisca vitripennis isolate AUS2020 unplaced genomic scaffold, UT_GWSS_2.1 ScUCBcl_389;HRSCAF=2274, whole genome shotgun sequence DNA:
- the LOC124370645 gene encoding uncharacterized protein LOC124370645, translating into MFVELRRNAKEFTEFRTSLDFFSEKIDKSNELMEELKLACNKQKKEMEEIKEENRVLKKSVATLEQRLRNMEQYSRQTNVEINGVPETNGEHMEELLKDVASSIGLELKKERVIAAHRVPTFSRNRTPPIIVKFTTRQDRDDWLQAFKEVRPITADKINRHFNKDKIFINEHLSPENKQLLGRVKEAARSKGYKYVWSREGKIFVRRENGEKCIRIDVSDDLGKLLNQAKAVKQVK; encoded by the coding sequence ATGTTTGTAGAGTTGAGGCGTAATGCTAAGGAGTTCACCGAGTTTCGTACCTCTCTAGATTTTTTCTCTGAGAAAATTGACAAGAGCAATGAGTTGATGGAGGAGTTAAAGCTAGCCTGTAATAAACAGAAAAAggaaatggaagaaataaaagaagaaaacagagtCCTTAAGAAATCCGTTGCCACTTTGGAACAAAGATTAAGAAATATGGAGCAGTATTCTAGACAGACCAACGTTGAAATTAACGGTGTCCCAGAAACAAACGGAGAGCATATGGAGGAGTTGCTAAAGGATGTTGCGAGCTCAATCGGTCTGGAACTGAAGAAGGAGAGGGTGATCGCAGCTCACAGGGTGCCAACATTCAGCCGAAACAGAACACCGCCGATCATCGTGAAGTTCACGACGAGGCAGGACCGGGATGACTGGCTCCAAGCCTTCAAGGAGGTACGACCAATAACGGCGGACAAGATCAATCGGCACTTCAACAAGGACAAGATCTTCATAAACGAGCACCTGTCACCTGAAAATAAACAGCTTCTAGGCAGAGTCAAGGAGGCAGCACGGTCCAAGGGATACAAGTATGTGTGGAGCAGGGAGGGAAAGATTTTTGTGAGGAGGGAAAATGGAGAGAAGTGCATCAGGATCGATGTTTCGGACGACTTGGGGAAGCTGTTAAACCAAGCGAAAGCAGTGAAGCAAGTGAAGTAA